A window of Cryptomeria japonica chromosome 3, Sugi_1.0, whole genome shotgun sequence contains these coding sequences:
- the LOC131874194 gene encoding G-type lectin S-receptor-like serine/threonine-protein kinase At2g19130 — MGNIFLSLLFTVTLFIQLNSNSGARDTLSLGASLTGNQTIISKNGTFELGFFSPNGSKWYIGIWYAKIPEKTYVWVANRETPARNRSGVFKLSREGNLVLFDAEGASLWSVNTTNKAFRAVILDSGNFLVLSDGNKSETVWQSFDNPVDTLLPGMRFGGQQKLVSWKSSLDPAPGLFSLHMDPSGAKQFVLTWNNSVQYYTTGTWDGKIFFGIPEIADKQLFNVSVEGNSSGLYFTYMLVPNFNALARYVVTTLGQGQQSSFESSGWSMFWSVPRDACDVYGTCGAYATCDSRNLPLCSCDEGFKPTDDRAWLSQDWASSGCVRQSPLNCSTDRFIDNGVTLPDDEASSYAASTKKDCQEACLRKCSCTAFAFNPPSGACQVWSGDLLNMRNSTPSKINSNVLIRVGASQLSMKSKTTSIVGVVLGIVGALTVALGICSVLIWWRHQQRSMDRPADSSDSFLRMFSYKEMKIATRNFRSKLGSGGSGSVFKGSLQDGTLVAVKKMQGSRQDEKQFRAEISSLGNIQHVNLVRLRGFCAQGSKRLLIYDYMPNGSLNSLLFTSNSTSKKKVLDWKTRFEIALGTARGLLYLHEECRGCIIHSDVKPENILLDGDLSPKLADFGLAKLMGRDLSRVLTTTRGTRGYLAPEWISGLPITPKVDVYSFGMTLLEIISGRRNLDLTVQDSSLYYFPRFTATQIQQGKTINIVEEGIAEAADMEEVGRSCVVALLCIQEDDEVRPSMRQVVQMLEGKMEPRTPHVPSSPLTDNDGDQSNSNSYSD; from the coding sequence ATGGGAAATATATTCTTAAGCCTGCTTTTTACAGTTACCCTGTTTATTCAACTGAACAGTAATAGCGGTGCTCGAGATACTCTTTCGTTGGGTGCCTCGCTTACTGGAAATCAGACAATCATTTCAAAGAATGGCACATTTGAGTTAGGATTCTTCAGCCCAAATGGAAGCAAATGGTATATTGGCATCTGGTATGCCAAAATTCCAGAGAAGACGTATGTTTGGGTGGCCAACAGGGAGACTCCAGCGAGAAACCGATCAGGCGTTTTTAAGCTGTCACGAGAAGGTAATCTGGTATTGTTCGATGCAGAGGGCGCATCTCTTTGGTCAGTTAACACAACAAACAAGGCCTTCCGAGCTGTGATATTGGATTCTGGTAATTTTCTAGTTCTGAGCGATGGCAATAAATCTGAAACTGTTTGGCAGAGTTTCGACAATCCTGTAGATACCTTGTTGCCCGGGATGAGGTTCGGTGGACAGCAAAAGTTAGTGTCTTGGAAAAGCTCATTGGATCCTGCTCCTGGGCTTTTTTCCCTACACATGGATCCTTCTGGTGCAAAACAATTCGTTCTGACATGGAACAATTCTGTACAGTATTATACGACTGGAACTTGGGACGGCAAAATTTTCTTTGGAATTCCAGAAATTGCAGACAAACAACTCTTCAATGTCAGCGTTGAAGGTAATAGCTCTGGTTTGTATTTCACTTATATGTTGGTTCCTAACTTCAATGCACTCGCAAGGTACGTCGTGACTACGCTCGGACAAGGGCAACAATCTTCATTCGAAAGCAGTGGTTGGAGCATGTTCTGGTCTGTGCCCAGAGATGCATGCGACGTATATGGTACCTGTGGTGCGTACGCAACCTGTGACTCCAGAAATCTTCCGCTCTGCAGCTGCGATGAAGGCTTCAAACCCACAGACGATCGCGCCTGGCTTTCGCAAGATTGGGCGTCCAGTGGCTGTGTTCGGCAGAGCCCGTTAAACTGTAGCACTGACCGATTCATCGACAATGGTGTAACTTTGCCTGATGATGAGGCTTCCTCATACGCTGCATCCACAAAGAAAGATTGCCAGGAAGCCTGCCTCCGCAAATGTTCGTGCACCGCGTTTGCTTTCAATCCGCCTTCAGGGGCGTGCCAAGTCTGGTCTGGAGATTTGCTAAACATGCGCAACTCTACTCCATCAAAAATCAATTCAAATGTCTTGATTAGAGTAGGTGCTTCTCAACTTTCAATGAAAAGCAAAACCACAAGTATTGTAGGCGTCGTGCTGGGTATCGTTGGTGCACTCACCGTTGCCCTGGGTATCTGTTCAGTTTTAATTTGGTGGAGGCATCAGCAGCGGTCGATGGACAGGCCTGCAGATTCCTCGGACTCTTTTCTGAGAATGTTTAGTTACAAGGAGATGAAAATTGCAACAAGGAATTTCAGGTCTAAGTTGGGGAGCGGAGGATCCGGCTCAGTGTTCAAAGGATCTCTACAAGACGGTACGCTTGTGGCCGTTAAAAAAATGCAGGGGTCAAGACAAGATGAGAAACAATTTCGGGCGGAAATCAGTTCTCTGGGAAACATACAACATGTGAATTTGGTCAGGCTGCGAGGGTTTTGTGCACAAGGATCAAAACGGTTACTGATTTATGATTACATGCCCAACGGATCTCTCAATTCCCTCCTGTTCACAAGTAATTCCACGAGTAAGAAAAAGGTACTCGACTGGAAGACCCGATTTGAGATTGCATTAGGCACCGCCAGAGGGTTACTCTACCTCCACGAGGAATGCAGAGGTTGCATCATTCACAGCGATGTGAAGCCCGAAAACATTCTGCTGGACGGTGATTTATCACCGAAGTTGGCCGACTTTGGGTTGGCAAAGCTTATGGGTAGAGATTTAAGCCGCGTTCTAACCACTACAAGAGGAACGAGAGGTTACTTGGCTCCAGAATGGATCTCTGGTCTTCCCATCACTCCCAAAGTTGATGTCTACAGTTTTGGTATGACACTCTTGGAAATCATTTCTGGGCGAAGAAATCTAGACTTAACCGTGCAAGATTCAAGTTTGTATTATTTCCCCCGGTTTACTGCAACTCAAATTCAACAGGGGAAGACGATTAATATTGTGGAGGAGGGTATTGCAGAGGCGGCAGACATGGAAGAGGTGGGAAGATCATGTGTTGTAGCATTGTTATGCATTCAAGAGGATGACGAAGTGAGGCCCAGTATGAGACAAGTGGTGCAAATGCTGGAAGGGAAGATGGAGCCTCGAACTCCACATGTTCCAAGCTCTCCTCTGACGGACAACGATGGAGACCAAAGCAATAGTAACAGCTATAGTGACTGA